Proteins encoded together in one Entomobacter blattae window:
- a CDS encoding phage antirepressor N-terminal domain-containing protein, giving the protein MANVIITTINFHGADLVAIEGKSPQETLVALKPIVEAIGLDWGAQHKKVTKHPVLSGGISLKEIPSISGDQDTVLISLDMLNFWLATIHPDRIKNETTRARIIEYQTECARVLFNHFFGKVQGRSVSVPSKDITVSHLKKLENQQANVLAAFTLLNEKINAVEQTQNSMVIVNSSLTARISETLKEINGMNEGQIFEQYLPMKRKLENEGVPSFKRGRLVAIASKRCLNFALESGTTFFLQRSRETGRWLFHQTLLNNWMKYEGRLMIVDHMTMLRRQYNLELPKPKKKIA; this is encoded by the coding sequence ATGGCTAACGTTATTATTACCACAATAAATTTCCATGGGGCAGATCTTGTTGCTATTGAAGGGAAATCTCCACAGGAAACTTTGGTCGCACTAAAGCCCATTGTTGAGGCTATCGGTTTGGACTGGGGCGCGCAGCATAAAAAAGTTACTAAACATCCTGTTCTTTCAGGGGGCATCTCCTTAAAGGAGATACCCTCAATCAGTGGTGACCAAGACACTGTTTTGATCTCCCTCGACATGCTTAACTTTTGGCTTGCGACCATCCACCCTGACAGGATTAAGAACGAAACGACACGCGCTCGGATCATTGAATACCAGACTGAATGCGCTCGTGTCCTATTCAACCACTTTTTCGGGAAGGTGCAGGGCAGAAGCGTTTCTGTTCCTTCGAAGGATATAACGGTTTCTCACCTCAAGAAATTGGAAAATCAACAAGCGAACGTTCTGGCGGCGTTTACCTTGTTGAATGAGAAAATTAACGCTGTTGAACAGACACAAAACAGCATGGTTATTGTAAACAGCTCTTTAACGGCAAGAATATCGGAGACCCTGAAGGAAATTAACGGGATGAACGAAGGGCAGATATTTGAGCAGTATCTCCCTATGAAGAGAAAACTTGAAAATGAAGGGGTTCCATCTTTTAAACGGGGAAGGTTAGTTGCTATAGCCTCTAAGAGATGCCTGAACTTTGCTCTTGAATCTGGCACAACATTTTTCCTTCAACGTAGCAGGGAAACGGGCCGGTGGTTGTTTCACCAAACCCTGTTGAATAACTGGATGAAATATGAGGGAAGATTGATGATTGTA
- a CDS encoding restriction endonuclease, whose product MGRLVNILICGLFLVYPHIAFSSVLEKSGNWETNLNSEQNVFYIQNHDHNALLTFYIDDHSTPLLTAILTNSIYNTENVVTLELEAGDFRTILSKDMDATNSLTSFYKADIPIDKLKDFIHGITAMKTATLTIGEQAVPISLSGTTPVVNAILKYLTDHNVTSFPAPFTVQPKIEIKQNRNIDEDKPQYSETKIIDQNKLELEKRSHKGNLNYIVIFIVFITVILFVSILFKIYSKIKKAIQNNKDKESKNRSVPSSYVTPIENTNTINDNNTSTFIELKNKYQQEKTPSYPKTIYEEKNKNSSSQSYLTNIIKNNFFSEKTSTKNKDEEISDYLKQVKKTVEINKNKAIELARKKLHEHLPTLQRKYSTLVKYDDYGIPDLSKWETHVNYFINKIILPYLLDERVGHYFKPAEYVVRKEIKAVIKASREENEGTITKQGLRFSPTMKPTTYEKYCNQLLEESGWKTELTPLSNDQGADIIATKNSETLIVQCKLYSKPIGNKAVQEAISAKKFYNAQYGAVVSNQEYTSSARQLAKSDNILLLHHDQLKDFEAVEA is encoded by the coding sequence ATGGGAAGGCTGGTTAATATTTTAATTTGTGGTCTATTTCTTGTTTATCCACACATTGCTTTTTCATCAGTTTTAGAAAAATCCGGCAACTGGGAAACAAACCTTAACAGCGAACAAAATGTTTTTTATATACAAAATCATGATCATAACGCCCTCTTAACCTTTTACATTGATGATCATTCAACGCCTTTACTTACGGCTATTTTAACAAATTCCATTTACAATACTGAAAATGTAGTAACATTGGAATTGGAGGCTGGTGACTTCAGAACTATCCTTAGTAAGGATATGGACGCTACCAATAGCCTGACATCTTTTTATAAAGCAGATATTCCCATTGATAAACTTAAAGACTTTATCCATGGAATAACTGCTATGAAAACCGCTACCCTTACTATTGGTGAGCAGGCTGTCCCTATATCCCTTTCAGGAACAACCCCAGTCGTTAATGCAATACTGAAATATTTAACTGATCATAATGTAACCAGTTTTCCGGCTCCATTTACAGTTCAACCAAAAATTGAAATTAAACAAAACAGGAATATTGACGAGGATAAACCTCAGTATAGCGAAACAAAAATTATTGATCAAAATAAACTTGAGTTAGAGAAAAGGTCACATAAAGGAAATTTGAATTATATTGTTATATTTATTGTTTTTATAACGGTTATTCTGTTTGTTTCTATTTTATTTAAAATTTATTCAAAAATAAAAAAAGCTATACAAAACAATAAAGACAAAGAATCAAAGAATAGAAGCGTCCCCTCATCTTATGTAACGCCTATAGAAAACACTAATACAATTAACGATAATAACACTTCTACATTCATAGAGCTTAAGAACAAATATCAACAAGAAAAAACACCTTCATATCCGAAAACGATTTATGAAGAAAAGAACAAAAATTCTTCATCTCAAAGCTACTTAACCAACATAATAAAAAATAACTTTTTTTCGGAAAAAACTAGCACTAAAAATAAAGATGAAGAAATTAGTGATTATCTTAAACAGGTAAAGAAAACCGTAGAAATTAACAAAAATAAGGCTATTGAATTAGCACGAAAAAAACTTCATGAACACCTTCCAACTCTACAAAGAAAATATTCAACACTAGTTAAATATGACGATTATGGAATACCGGATTTATCAAAATGGGAAACACACGTTAACTATTTTATTAACAAAATAATTCTTCCATATCTATTAGATGAAAGAGTTGGACATTATTTTAAGCCTGCTGAGTATGTTGTTCGAAAGGAAATTAAAGCAGTTATCAAAGCCTCCAGAGAAGAAAATGAAGGCACAATAACCAAGCAAGGATTACGTTTTTCTCCAACTATGAAACCCACAACTTATGAAAAATATTGTAATCAACTTCTGGAAGAATCCGGGTGGAAAACAGAACTCACCCCACTTAGTAATGATCAGGGAGCAGATATTATTGCTACGAAAAACAGCGAGACGCTTATTGTTCAATGTAAACTTTATTCAAAACCTATTGGAAACAAGGCCGTTCAAGAGGCTATTTCTGCAAAAAAATTTTATAATGCTCAATATGGTGCTGTGGTTTCGAATCAAGAATATACATCTTCTGCAAGACAATTAGCAAAATCTGACAATATTCTCCTCCTCCACCACGACCAGCTGAAGGACTTTGAGGCGGTAGAAGCTTAA